In the genome of Verrucomicrobiota bacterium, the window CGCGCTCGACCGCCTGGCCAAGCGGCTCGGCGCCCGGCTGCGCGCGGCGAAGTGATCGAAGTCCCGCGCCCGGATGCGCATTCGACAGCCGCATCCAGTCGCTATCCGCCCGGAATGATCCTCCGCAACTGCTCTGCGTGGCTCTCCAAGTCGCCCTCCGTCCAGACCACGTGGTCGGCCAGCCCCAGCTTCACCTCGACCGACCATTGGGCGTTGATCCGCTGGCGAATGTGCTCCGGGGTCCAACCCCGCGCGAGCAGGCGCTGTTGTTGCGTCGCCGCGGAACAGGCGACGCAGATTGTCACGTCGCAAAGTGCCTCGGCCTTCGTCTCGAACAGCAGCGGGATGACCACCACGGCGCTGCGGCGAGCCTCGGTGCGCCACGCGGCGACTTGGGCCATCCAGACGGCGCGGATGCGCGGATGCAGGATCGCCTCGAGTCGCACGCGCGCGTCGCTGTCCGCGAACACCCGCCTCGCAAGCGCCTCGCGGTCAAGCGTGCCATCCGCCTTGATGACGGCGGCGCCGAACACCTCGCGAATCTCCGCAAGCGCGGGCTGGCCGGGCAACACGACTTCCCGCGCCACCAAGTCCGTGTCCACCACGGGCACCCCGCGCTCCCGAAGCAGCCGCGCGGAGGTGGACTTGCCCATGCCGATGCCGCCGGTGAGTCCG includes:
- a CDS encoding dephospho-CoA kinase, coding for MKVIGLTGGIGMGKSTSARLLRERGVPVVDTDLVAREVVLPGQPALAEIREVFGAAVIKADGTLDREALARRVFADSDARVRLEAILHPRIRAVWMAQVAAWRTEARRSAVVVIPLLFETKAEALCDVTICVACSAATQQQRLLARGWTPEHIRQRINAQWSVEVKLGLADHVVWTEGDLESHAEQLRRIIPGG